The genome window TTCACTGTTGGTCTTGACTATCTGGCTGCACCCCTCAGAACCGTCGCGCAGCGGGCACAAGCGAAGCGGTTAACTCCACGAATCAGACTTCTGCTGGGCGATGCGCTCATGCCGCCGTTTAAGCCGGGGTATTTCGATGTAGTGGTGGACAGTGGGGTGTTCCATCATCTTAAAAAAGCCGATTGGCCGATCTACGTCGACCGCGTGCTCGGGCTTGTGAAGCCTGGAGGCTATATTCACCTGACGGTCTTCAGTACCAAATTCAAACACTATCCCGGCGAGCGACGGACACGCAATTGGTGCATCCACCGCAACCACTATGACCATTTTTTCGCCAAGCGAGACTTTACCGGAATCTTCGGTCGATGGTGCGAGATCCTGGCGATCGAAGAGGAGCATGAGGGGCTAAACGGTTTTTTTCACGTCCTC of Candidatus Methylomirabilis lanthanidiphila contains these proteins:
- a CDS encoding SAM dependent methyltransferase, which encodes MKRFPDLYQRQRGFFARVYESGSPTPWPSTEPTPSASRLAQLLKRRKGSRRILDLGCGEGRHTLLFAQAGFFTVGLDYLAAPLRTVAQRAQAKRLTPRIRLLLGDALMPPFKPGYFDVVVDSGVFHHLKKADWPIYVDRVLGLVKPGGYIHLTVFSTKFKHYPGERRTRNWCIHRNHYDHFFAKRDFTGIFGRWCEILAIEEEHEGLNGFFHVLMRKLPGHVRLTRQGQPC